Proteins from a genomic interval of Thunnus maccoyii chromosome 1, fThuMac1.1, whole genome shotgun sequence:
- the ndufs3 gene encoding NADH dehydrogenase [ubiquinone] iron-sulfur protein 3, mitochondrial encodes MAASLVRFVRGGLGKSFNIARTSCLLQQQSRLQSSTTETSPTVRPKDAVTHNQLSAFGEYVAEMMPKYIQQVQVTCYNELEVMIHPDGVVPVLTFLRDHTNAQFRNMIDLTAVDIPTRQNRFEIVYNLLSLRYNTRMRVKTYTDELTPVDSAVPVHMAANWYEREIWDMFGVFFANHPDLRRILTDYGFEGHPFRKDFPLSGYVEVRYDDEVKRVVAEPVELSQEFRKFDLNTPWEVFPAYREPKEAAPKLEAGDKAPEKK; translated from the exons ATGGCGGCATCGTTGGTACGGTTTGTCCGCGGAGGTCTTGGAAAGAGCTTCAACA TTGCAAGGACCTCAtgtctcctccagcagcagagcagactgCAGAGCTCCACCACAGAAACCAGCC CCACCGTCAGGCCCAAGGATGCTGTCACTCACAACCAGCTGTCAGCGTTTGGGGAATACGTGGCTGAGATGATGCCCAAATATATCCAGCAGGTCCAG gtgacCTGTTACAACGAGCTGGAGGTGATGATCCATCCTGACGGGGTGGTCCCCGTGCTGACGTTCCTGAGGGACCACACCAACGCTCAGTTCAGGAACATGATCGACCTGACTGCTGTCGACATCCCAACACGGCAGAACCGCTTTGAG ATCGTGTACAACCTGCTGTCGCTGCGCTACAACACTCGTATGCGCGTCAAGACGTACACAGACGAGTTAACACCGGTGGACTCCGCCGTTCCCGTCCACATGGCTGCCAACTGGTACGAGAGGGAG atatgGGACATGTTTGGCGTGTTCTTTGCCAACCACCCAGACCTGAGGCGCATCCTGACAGACTACGGCTTCGAGGGTCACCCCTTCAGGAAGGACTTCCCTCTGTCAGGATACGTGGAG GTGCGTTACGACGATGAGGTGAAGCGTGTGGTGGCCGAGCCCGTGGAGCTGTCGCAGGAGTTCAGGAAGTTTGACCTCAACACACCCTGGGAGGTTTTCCCCGCCTACCGAGAGCCCAAAGAGGCCGCACCCAAACTGGAGGCCGGTGACAAGGCTCCTGAGAAGAAGTGA
- the ptpmt1 gene encoding phosphatidylglycerophosphatase and protein-tyrosine phosphatase 1, whose product MFWFKNSAMSGALARLLFYPTLAYNVVMEKVSSRRWFDRVDRTVILGALPFRSMTKQLVETENVRGVVTMNEKYETKYFCNSAEEWRAVGVEQLRLSTIDLTGVPSLENLHRGVEFALQHRERGTSVYVHCKAGRSRSATLVAAYLIRLHSWTPEEACEKLASVRPHILVRSAQLEMLRKYHQQVCGQSG is encoded by the exons ATGTTTTGGTTCAAGAACTCAGCCATGTCGGGAGCGTTAGCAAGGCTGCTCTTCTACCCGACTTTAGCCTACAATGTTGTCATGGAGAAGGTGTCGTCGAGGCGGTGGTTCGACCGAGTGGACCGGACCGTGATCCTCGGAGCGCTGCCGTTCAGATCCATGACAAAACAG CTGGTAGAAACAGAAAACGTCCGAGGGGTCGTCACCATGAACGAGAAGTATGAGACCAAATATTTCTGCAACTCAGCCGAG GAGTGGCGGGCCGTCGGCGTGGAGCAGCTGAGGCTGAGCACCATCGACCTCACCGGCGTCCCCAGCCTGGAGAACCTGCACCGAGGCGTCGAGTTCGCCCTGCAGCACAGAGAGCGAGGGACCAGCGTTTACGTCCACTGTAAGGCCGGACGCTCCCGCAGCGCCACGCTGGTCGCTGCGTACCTCATACGG TTACACAGTTGGACTCCAGAGGAAGCCTGTGAGAAGCTGGCGTCTGTCCGGCCGCACATCCTGGTTCGCTCGGCTCAGCTGGAGATGCTGAGGAAGTATCACCAGCAGGTGTGCGGACAGTCCGGCTAA
- the prc1b gene encoding protein regulator of cytokinesis 1b isoform X2, with translation MRKSEVLAAESVSCLNKALCHLKDIWEEIGIPEDQRLQRTNVVKNHIKGLLDMMIKEEESLKTRLISSIQTCRTDMEKLCLELQLPVFEEEVGISMLQQEKNIRTQVEVLIKEKTLRMQQLKFLLEQDQDLCDILCSMPYGISPDSVPSVEQLESFRQHISDQNAEKAKRYAEFMDIKKEIILHMEVLDHIPETSFEKDVVCEDEDSFCLSRDNITSLKLLLCQLEERKAENEAMCESHREKIQQLWDRLQVPQEEREAFNEHMVTSRKRNLEALKAEVQRLEELKLLNIRNVTDAIRSEIAVFWEKCFFSTDQRQAFSPYFSEDFTEELLGMHDAEIQRLKLHYEDHKELFDGVNQWEESWRLFLELEKKATDPSRFTNRGGNLLKEEKQRSELHKSLPKLEKKLKAQIEAWEGEQGREFFVNGQKFLQYVEEQWELHWIEKEKEKQERHLKKSKQTEEDMLYGTAVRTPTKRRFLGTTTPNKSRKMGNTTSSISSVASNSTMRSVYGGTVCRSPVPRPPLSANKGSTARTGGGKPPHPRLQGCNKENEAQLKGSPLSGALLTPTGPQRNFSITSVASTYSEFVRDLSKASNAKIEHDILNSTTTNI, from the exons ATGAGAAAAAG TGAGGTGCTCGCAGCTGAGTCTGTGTCGTGCCTGAATAAAGCACTATGCCACCTGAAGGACATCTGGGAGGAGATTGGTATACCAGAGGACCAGAGACTACAGAGAACTAATGTTGTCAAGAACCACATTAAG GGATTACTAGATATGATGATCAAAGAAGAAGAGTCTCTGAAGACGAGGCTTATAAGCAGCATTCAGACATGCAGGACAGACATGGAGAAACTCTGCCTGGAGCTTCAGCTACCTGTGTTTGAG GAGGAGGTCGGGATCAGCATGCTCCAGCAGGAGAAGAACATCCGCACTCAGGTGGAGGTTCTGATAAAGGAGAAGACTCTGAGAATGCAGCAGCTGAAGTTTCTGCTGGAGCAGGACCAGGACCTGTGCGACATCCTGTGCTCTATGCCTTACGGTATCTCTCCAGACTCTGTCCCTTCAGTGGAGCAACTGGAGAGCTTCCGCCAACACATCTCCGACCAGAACGCAGAGAAG GCGAAGCGGTACGCTGAGTTTATGGACATCAAAAAGGAGATCATCTTGCACATGGAAGTGCTGGACCACATCCCTGAGACCAGTTTTGAGAAGGATGTAGTCTGTGAGGATGAGGACTCTTTCTGCCTTTCCAGAGACAATATTACATCACTCAAACTGCTGCTTTGTCAG CTGGAGGAACGCAAGGCAGAGAACGAGGCGATGTGTGAGAGTCATCGAGAGAAGATCCAGCAGCTGTGGGACAGACTGCAGGTGccgcaggaggagagagaggcctTCAACGAGCACATGGTCACATCCAGGAAGAGGAACCTGGAAGCG ttaaaagCAGAGGTCCAGCGTCTGGAGGAGCTCAAACTGCTAAACATTCGTAACGTCACAGACGCCATCCGCTCCGAGATCGCCGTGTTTTGGGAAAAATGCTTCTTCAGCACTGACCAGCGGCAGGCCTTTTCACCGTATTTTAGCG AGGATTTTACTGAAGAGCTGTTGGGGATGCACGATGCTGAGATCCAGCGTTTGAAGCTGCATTACGAAGATCACAAAGAGCTTTTTGACGGAGTTAACCAATGGGAAGAAAGCTGGAGACTCTTCCTGGAGCTGGAG AAAAAAGCCACAGATCCGTCCAGATTCACCAACAGAGGAGGAAACCTTCtcaaagaggagaaacagaggtCTGAGCTGCATAAAAGTCTGCCAAAG cttgaaaagaaactaaaagcCCAGATCGAGGCGTGGGAAGGTGAGCAGGGTCGTGAGTTTTTCGTGAACGGTCAGAAGTTCCTGCAGTACGTGGAGGAACAGTGGGAGCTGCATTggatagagaaagaaaaggagaaacaagAAAGG CACCTCAAGAAGAGCAAACAGACCGAAGAGGACATGCTGTACGGAACAGCGGTACGAACCCCAACCAAACGCAGATTCCTCGGCACCACCACCCCAAATAAATCACGGAAGATG GGTAACACCACCTCCAGCATCTCTAGCGTCGCCTCTAACAGCACCATGCGCTCCGTCTACGGCGGAACTGTCTGTCGCTCACCTGTGCCCCGCCCACCTCTCTCAGCAAATAAG GGTTCAACAGCGCGGACAGGCGGAGGAAAACCTCCCCACCCAAGACTGCAGGGCTGTAACAAGGAGAACGAGGCCCAGTTGAAGGGGAGCCCTCTGAGTGGTGCGTTGCTGACCCCCACTGGTCCACAGCGTAACTTCAGCATAACCTCTGTTGCCAGCACATATTCAGAGTTTGTG CGAGACCTGTCCAAGGCCTCTAACGCCAAGATCGAGCACGACATCCTGaactccaccaccaccaacatTTGA
- the prc1b gene encoding protein regulator of cytokinesis 1b isoform X1, producing the protein MRKSEVLAAESVSCLNKALCHLKDIWEEIGIPEDQRLQRTNVVKNHIKGLLDMMIKEEESLKTRLISSIQTCRTDMEKLCLELQLPVFEEEVGISMLQQEKNIRTQVEVLIKEKTLRMQQLKFLLEQDQDLCDILCSMPYGISPDSVPSVEQLESFRQHISDQNAEKAKRYAEFMDIKKEIILHMEVLDHIPETSFEKDVVCEDEDSFCLSRDNITSLKLLLCQLEERKAENEAMCESHREKIQQLWDRLQVPQEEREAFNEHMVTSRKRNLEALKAEVQRLEELKLLNIRNVTDAIRSEIAVFWEKCFFSTDQRQAFSPYFSEDFTEELLGMHDAEIQRLKLHYEDHKELFDGVNQWEESWRLFLELEKKATDPSRFTNRGGNLLKEEKQRSELHKSLPKLEKKLKAQIEAWEGEQGREFFVNGQKFLQYVEEQWELHWIEKEKEKQERHLKKSKQTEEDMLYGTAVRTPTKRRFLGTTTPNKSRKMGNTTSSISSVASNSTMRSVYGGTVCRSPVPRPPLSANKGSTARTGGGKPPHPRLQGCNKENEAQLKGSPLSGALLTPTGPQRNFSITSVASTYSEFVRDLVNTESVQSSETCPRPLTPRSSTTS; encoded by the exons ATGAGAAAAAG TGAGGTGCTCGCAGCTGAGTCTGTGTCGTGCCTGAATAAAGCACTATGCCACCTGAAGGACATCTGGGAGGAGATTGGTATACCAGAGGACCAGAGACTACAGAGAACTAATGTTGTCAAGAACCACATTAAG GGATTACTAGATATGATGATCAAAGAAGAAGAGTCTCTGAAGACGAGGCTTATAAGCAGCATTCAGACATGCAGGACAGACATGGAGAAACTCTGCCTGGAGCTTCAGCTACCTGTGTTTGAG GAGGAGGTCGGGATCAGCATGCTCCAGCAGGAGAAGAACATCCGCACTCAGGTGGAGGTTCTGATAAAGGAGAAGACTCTGAGAATGCAGCAGCTGAAGTTTCTGCTGGAGCAGGACCAGGACCTGTGCGACATCCTGTGCTCTATGCCTTACGGTATCTCTCCAGACTCTGTCCCTTCAGTGGAGCAACTGGAGAGCTTCCGCCAACACATCTCCGACCAGAACGCAGAGAAG GCGAAGCGGTACGCTGAGTTTATGGACATCAAAAAGGAGATCATCTTGCACATGGAAGTGCTGGACCACATCCCTGAGACCAGTTTTGAGAAGGATGTAGTCTGTGAGGATGAGGACTCTTTCTGCCTTTCCAGAGACAATATTACATCACTCAAACTGCTGCTTTGTCAG CTGGAGGAACGCAAGGCAGAGAACGAGGCGATGTGTGAGAGTCATCGAGAGAAGATCCAGCAGCTGTGGGACAGACTGCAGGTGccgcaggaggagagagaggcctTCAACGAGCACATGGTCACATCCAGGAAGAGGAACCTGGAAGCG ttaaaagCAGAGGTCCAGCGTCTGGAGGAGCTCAAACTGCTAAACATTCGTAACGTCACAGACGCCATCCGCTCCGAGATCGCCGTGTTTTGGGAAAAATGCTTCTTCAGCACTGACCAGCGGCAGGCCTTTTCACCGTATTTTAGCG AGGATTTTACTGAAGAGCTGTTGGGGATGCACGATGCTGAGATCCAGCGTTTGAAGCTGCATTACGAAGATCACAAAGAGCTTTTTGACGGAGTTAACCAATGGGAAGAAAGCTGGAGACTCTTCCTGGAGCTGGAG AAAAAAGCCACAGATCCGTCCAGATTCACCAACAGAGGAGGAAACCTTCtcaaagaggagaaacagaggtCTGAGCTGCATAAAAGTCTGCCAAAG cttgaaaagaaactaaaagcCCAGATCGAGGCGTGGGAAGGTGAGCAGGGTCGTGAGTTTTTCGTGAACGGTCAGAAGTTCCTGCAGTACGTGGAGGAACAGTGGGAGCTGCATTggatagagaaagaaaaggagaaacaagAAAGG CACCTCAAGAAGAGCAAACAGACCGAAGAGGACATGCTGTACGGAACAGCGGTACGAACCCCAACCAAACGCAGATTCCTCGGCACCACCACCCCAAATAAATCACGGAAGATG GGTAACACCACCTCCAGCATCTCTAGCGTCGCCTCTAACAGCACCATGCGCTCCGTCTACGGCGGAACTGTCTGTCGCTCACCTGTGCCCCGCCCACCTCTCTCAGCAAATAAG GGTTCAACAGCGCGGACAGGCGGAGGAAAACCTCCCCACCCAAGACTGCAGGGCTGTAACAAGGAGAACGAGGCCCAGTTGAAGGGGAGCCCTCTGAGTGGTGCGTTGCTGACCCCCACTGGTCCACAGCGTAACTTCAGCATAACCTCTGTTGCCAGCACATATTCAGAGTTTGTG agGGACTTGGTCAACACTGAATCAGTTCAATCAAG CGAGACCTGTCCAAGGCCTCTAACGCCAAGATCGAGCACGACATCCTGa
- the prc1b gene encoding protein regulator of cytokinesis 1b isoform X3, with protein sequence MRKSEVLAAESVSCLNKALCHLKDIWEEIGIPEDQRLQRTNVVKNHIKGLLDMMIKEEESLKTRLISSIQTCRTDMEKLCLELQLPVFEEEVGISMLQQEKNIRTQVEVLIKEKTLRMQQLKFLLEQDQDLCDILCSMPYGISPDSVPSVEQLESFRQHISDQNAEKAKRYAEFMDIKKEIILHMEVLDHIPETSFEKDVVCEDEDSFCLSRDNITSLKLLLCQLEERKAENEAMCESHREKIQQLWDRLQVPQEEREAFNEHMVTSRKRNLEALKAEVQRLEELKLLNIRNVTDAIRSEIAVFWEKCFFSTDQRQAFSPYFSEDFTEELLGMHDAEIQRLKLHYEDHKELFDGVNQWEESWRLFLELEKKATDPSRFTNRGGNLLKEEKQRSELHKSLPKLEKKLKAQIEAWEGEQGREFFVNGQKFLQYVEEQWELHWIEKEKEKQERHLKKSKQTEEDMLYGTAVRTPTKRRFLGTTTPNKSRKMGNTTSSISSVASNSTMRSVYGGTVCRSPVPRPPLSANKGSTARTGGGKPPHPRLQGCNKENEAQLKGSPLSARPVQGL encoded by the exons ATGAGAAAAAG TGAGGTGCTCGCAGCTGAGTCTGTGTCGTGCCTGAATAAAGCACTATGCCACCTGAAGGACATCTGGGAGGAGATTGGTATACCAGAGGACCAGAGACTACAGAGAACTAATGTTGTCAAGAACCACATTAAG GGATTACTAGATATGATGATCAAAGAAGAAGAGTCTCTGAAGACGAGGCTTATAAGCAGCATTCAGACATGCAGGACAGACATGGAGAAACTCTGCCTGGAGCTTCAGCTACCTGTGTTTGAG GAGGAGGTCGGGATCAGCATGCTCCAGCAGGAGAAGAACATCCGCACTCAGGTGGAGGTTCTGATAAAGGAGAAGACTCTGAGAATGCAGCAGCTGAAGTTTCTGCTGGAGCAGGACCAGGACCTGTGCGACATCCTGTGCTCTATGCCTTACGGTATCTCTCCAGACTCTGTCCCTTCAGTGGAGCAACTGGAGAGCTTCCGCCAACACATCTCCGACCAGAACGCAGAGAAG GCGAAGCGGTACGCTGAGTTTATGGACATCAAAAAGGAGATCATCTTGCACATGGAAGTGCTGGACCACATCCCTGAGACCAGTTTTGAGAAGGATGTAGTCTGTGAGGATGAGGACTCTTTCTGCCTTTCCAGAGACAATATTACATCACTCAAACTGCTGCTTTGTCAG CTGGAGGAACGCAAGGCAGAGAACGAGGCGATGTGTGAGAGTCATCGAGAGAAGATCCAGCAGCTGTGGGACAGACTGCAGGTGccgcaggaggagagagaggcctTCAACGAGCACATGGTCACATCCAGGAAGAGGAACCTGGAAGCG ttaaaagCAGAGGTCCAGCGTCTGGAGGAGCTCAAACTGCTAAACATTCGTAACGTCACAGACGCCATCCGCTCCGAGATCGCCGTGTTTTGGGAAAAATGCTTCTTCAGCACTGACCAGCGGCAGGCCTTTTCACCGTATTTTAGCG AGGATTTTACTGAAGAGCTGTTGGGGATGCACGATGCTGAGATCCAGCGTTTGAAGCTGCATTACGAAGATCACAAAGAGCTTTTTGACGGAGTTAACCAATGGGAAGAAAGCTGGAGACTCTTCCTGGAGCTGGAG AAAAAAGCCACAGATCCGTCCAGATTCACCAACAGAGGAGGAAACCTTCtcaaagaggagaaacagaggtCTGAGCTGCATAAAAGTCTGCCAAAG cttgaaaagaaactaaaagcCCAGATCGAGGCGTGGGAAGGTGAGCAGGGTCGTGAGTTTTTCGTGAACGGTCAGAAGTTCCTGCAGTACGTGGAGGAACAGTGGGAGCTGCATTggatagagaaagaaaaggagaaacaagAAAGG CACCTCAAGAAGAGCAAACAGACCGAAGAGGACATGCTGTACGGAACAGCGGTACGAACCCCAACCAAACGCAGATTCCTCGGCACCACCACCCCAAATAAATCACGGAAGATG GGTAACACCACCTCCAGCATCTCTAGCGTCGCCTCTAACAGCACCATGCGCTCCGTCTACGGCGGAACTGTCTGTCGCTCACCTGTGCCCCGCCCACCTCTCTCAGCAAATAAG GGTTCAACAGCGCGGACAGGCGGAGGAAAACCTCCCCACCCAAGACTGCAGGGCTGTAACAAGGAGAACGAGGCCCAGTTGAAGGGGAGCCCTCTGAGTG CGAGACCTGTCCAAGGCCTCTAA
- the vps33b gene encoding vacuolar protein sorting-associated protein 33B: MAHSARRDSPELPDFSLLKRLARDQLIYLLEQLPGKKDLFIEADLMSPLDRIANVSTLKQHEVDKLYKVEYKPIISTSDQLCFLIRPRIKTVKWICDVANADKAAGKFRRYKIIFTPQKFYACEAVLEEQGIYGDVTTDEWAFYLLPLDDDIISLELPEFFRDNFLAGDQRWVRTAGSALHLLHSLYGPFSKVYGIGRYSKMAYESWREQIEEGEQKPQHAEIGNVFLIDRDVDFVTPLCSQVVYEGLVDDIFRIKCGCVEFGPEVTSSEKSLKVMLNSQDKVFNEIRNEHFSNVFSFLSQKARNLQTAYDKRRGMDIKQMKTFVSEELKGLKQEHRLLSLHIGASESIMKKKTKQDFQELLKTEHSLLEGFEIRECISFIEEHINRQVSMIESLRLLCLLSITENGLLPKDYRSLKAQYLQSYGIDHLLTFANLRQLGLLVEQQPGETLTVMETKVGKLVNDKTAGKLTDAFSSLAKKSNFRALSRKLNLVPKSDEEYDLRVPRDMAYIFSGAYVPLSCKLIEQVLERDGWTGLDEVTRLLNGHEFAVTGGSGADSKARNDAQRIILVMFLGGCTFSEISALRFLGREKGYKFIVVTTAITNSSRLLEALLDNHV, from the exons CTTCCCGGTAAGAAGGATCTCTTCATCGAGGCGGACTTGATGAGCCCGCTGGATCGTATCGCTAACGTTTCAACACTAAAG caACATGAAGTCGACAAACTCTACAAAGTGGAATATAAACCAATAATCAGCACCTCAGATCA GCTTTGTTTTCTGATCCGGCCAAGAATAAAAACTGTGAAGTGGATATGTG ATGTGGCCAATGCAGACAAAGCAGCAGGGAAATTTAGAAGATACAAGATAATATTTACCCCTCAGAAG TTCTATGCATGTGAGGCGGTGCTGGAGGAGCAGGGGATCTACGGCG atGTGACGACAGACGAATGGGCTTTCTACCTCCTTCCACTAgacgatgacatcatcagtctgGAGCTCCCAGAATTCTTTCGAGACAACTTTCTG GCAGGCGACCAGCGCTGGGTGAGGACAGCCGGCAGCGCTCTGCACCTCCTTCACTCCCTTTACGGCCCGTTCTCAAAGGTCTACGGGATCGGACGATATTCAAAG ATGGCGTACGAGTCGTGGAGGGAGCAGATAGAAGAGGGAGAACAAAAACCTCAGCATGCTGAAAtaggaaatgtttttcttattgataGAG ATGTGGATTTCGTCACTCCTCTGTGCTCACAAGTGGTGTATGAAGGACTTGTGGATGATATATTTAGAATCAAATGTG GTTGTGTGGAGTTTGGACCTGAAGTTACTTCCTctgaaaaaagtttaaaagtcaTGCTGAACTCTCAGGACAAG GTCTTCAATGAAATCAGAAACGAGCATTTCTCCAACGTCTTCAGCTTTCTCAGTCAGAAAGCCAGGAACCTCCAGACTGCTTACGAT AAGCGTCGGGGGATGGACATAAAGCAGATGAAGACGTTTGTGTCGGAGGAACTAAAAGGGTTAAAACAGGAACATCGGCTCCTGAGCCTTC ACATCGGCGCCAgtgaatcaataatgaagaagaagacaaagcaGGATTTCCAGGAGCTGCTGAAGACAGAACACT CTTTACTTGAAGGATTCGAAATCCGTGAATGCATTTCTTTCATAGAGGAGCACATCAACAGACAG gTCTCCATGATAGAAAGTCTGAGACTGCTTTgtctgctgtcaatcacagaAAACG GACTCCTGCCAAAAGATTACCGCTCATTAAAAGCACAGTACCTGCAG AGCTACGGGATTGACCACCTGCTCACATTTGCCAACCTGAGGCAGTTGGGGCTGCTGGTGGAGCAGCAACCAGGGGAAACACTCACTGTTATGGAGACCAAAGTGGGCAAACTGGTCAACGATAAAACCGCAG gAAAGCTGACAGACGCCTTCTCCTCTCTGGCAAAGAAGAGCAATTTCAGAGCCTTGAGCAGAAAACTGAACCTG GTGCCAAAGTCGGATGAAGAATACGACCTGCGTGTCCCACGAGACATGGCGTACATCTTCAGCGGCGCCTACGTCCCTCTGAGCTGCAAACTCATTGAGCAG GTGTTGGAGCGAGATGGCTGGACGGGGCTCGATGAAGTCACCAGGCTGCTGAACGGACATGAGTTTGCTGTTACAG GCGGCAGCGGAGCCGATTCAAAAGCAAGGAACGACGCTCAGCGCATCATCCTGGTCATGTTCCTTGGCGGCTGCACCTTCTCTGAGATTTCGGCTTTACGTTTTCTCGGCAGAGAGAAAG gtTATAAATTTATTGTGGTAACAACTGCGATTACAAACAGTTCGAGACTCCTCGAGGCTTTGCTGGACAACCACGTATGA